From the Cryptomeria japonica chromosome 2, Sugi_1.0, whole genome shotgun sequence genome, one window contains:
- the LOC131066755 gene encoding VQ motif-containing protein 20 has translation MTQFFGDFNRAKASSLYDDSNSGGNFIALKMHKDSQKIKKPPVSPSPSPSVPYRKPVIIHTYSPKVIQAEAHNFMQLVQKLTGWDAAEKKRKRKNKNKTTAGGDSEILTSSLNNSISSMSVKPASANTLLNDNRSFSNNQLVPSFRHNCFEEKVNNLSISTPADFMADNSYASSQSALSSMDLCQVHLFNNVPNILSSSQNFRIPWKQQQQPPPPPQPSNYIADGIYMNPCQENPSFLENLPPSSSPAIGEYNFSEFLPPVFPKNFDF, from the coding sequence ATGACGCAGTTCTTTGGAGATTTTAACAGAGCAAAGGCCTCTTCTTTGTATGACGATAGTAACAGCGGCGGCAATTTCATAGCTTTGAAAATGCACAAGGATTCGCAGAAAATCAAGAAGCCTCCGGTTTCTCCTTCGCCTTCTCCTTCTGTGCCATACAGGAAGCCTGTGATTATTCACACTTATTCTCCAAAGGTCATCCAGGCAGAAGCTCATAATTTTATGCAGCTGGTGCAGAAGCTCACCGGCTGGGACGCGGCTGAGAAGAAACgaaagagaaagaacaagaacaaaactacGGCCGGCGGAGATTCAGAAATATTAACGTCTTCTTTAAATAACAGCATTTCAAGCATGTCTGTAAAGCCGGCGAGTGCAAATACGCTCTTGAATGATAACAGAAGTTTCAGTAATAATCAGTTAGTGCCGAGCTTTAGGCACAATTGCTTTGAGGAGAAAGTCAATAATCTCAGTATTTCCACTCCAGCAGATTTTATGGCGGACAATTCCTATGCTTCTTCTCAAAGCGCTCTTTCTTCCATGGATCTGTGTCAGGTTCATCTCTTCAATAATGTTCCAAATATTTTATCATCGTCTCAGAATTTTCGTATTCCATGGAAGCAGCAGCAGCAGCCGCCGCCGCCGCCTCAGCCTTCTAATTACATTGCAGACGGCATTTATATGAATCCTTGTCAAGAAAACCCTAGCTTTCTAGAAAATCTTCCGCCTTCTTCTTCTCCGGCAATAGGCGAGTacaatttttcagaatttttgcccccagtctTCCCTAAGAACTTCGATTTTTAG